Proteins from one Streptomyces sp. NBC_00390 genomic window:
- a CDS encoding S8 family peptidase yields MTKLPAAPVEKVIVTYKSKAAEASSNAAATSDAADKGSETGENLSFERRLAGGAALVDLGKDASKKDVAEVMDAFRADPQVASVEPDIRAYAMAVTPNDTEYTKQWDLFEATGGMNVPGAWDKTTGSGVTVAVIDTGYAAHSDLATNVVSGYDFISTSADARDGNGRDSNAKDEGDWNATDGECGTGSKAGNSSWHGTHVAGTIAATAGNSKGVAGIAYNAKIQPVRVLGKCGGSSADIADAITWASGGSVPGVPANATPAKVINLSLGGASATCPSVYQNAINGAVSRGTTVVVAAGNSNANASGFTPANCANIINVASTSREGNRSFYSNFGSIVDVAAPGGETRRATDTPGTVTTPENGILSTLNSGTTTQSAENYKPYQGTSMAAPHIAGLAALLESAKPALTPADIESAIKANARALPGTCTGGCGTGIADATKTVNAVTGTPGGATFTNSADVTINDNSTVSSSIAVTGRTGNAPAALKVDVDIKHTWRGDLAIDLIAPDGTVRSLKASSGSDSADNVLATYTVDASSEVANGTWKLQVRDVASGDTGYIDSWSLTF; encoded by the coding sequence ATGACCAAGCTGCCGGCCGCGCCGGTCGAGAAGGTCATCGTCACCTACAAGTCCAAGGCCGCCGAGGCCAGTTCGAACGCCGCGGCCACATCCGACGCCGCGGACAAGGGCTCCGAGACGGGCGAGAACCTGTCCTTCGAGCGCCGTCTCGCCGGCGGTGCCGCCCTGGTCGACCTCGGCAAGGACGCGTCCAAGAAGGACGTCGCGGAGGTCATGGACGCCTTCCGCGCCGATCCGCAGGTCGCGTCCGTGGAGCCCGACATCCGCGCCTACGCGATGGCGGTCACCCCGAACGACACCGAGTACACCAAGCAGTGGGACCTGTTCGAGGCCACCGGTGGCATGAACGTCCCGGGCGCCTGGGACAAGACCACCGGCAGCGGTGTGACCGTCGCCGTCATCGACACCGGTTACGCCGCCCACTCGGACCTGGCCACCAATGTCGTGTCCGGTTACGACTTCATCTCCACCTCGGCGGACGCCCGTGACGGCAACGGCCGTGACAGCAACGCCAAGGACGAGGGCGACTGGAACGCCACCGACGGCGAGTGCGGCACCGGCTCCAAGGCGGGCAACTCCTCCTGGCACGGCACGCACGTGGCGGGCACCATCGCGGCGACGGCCGGCAACAGCAAGGGCGTCGCGGGCATCGCGTACAACGCGAAGATCCAGCCCGTGCGGGTGCTCGGCAAGTGCGGCGGCTCCTCCGCCGACATCGCCGACGCCATCACCTGGGCGTCCGGCGGCAGTGTCCCCGGCGTCCCCGCCAACGCGACCCCGGCGAAGGTCATCAACCTGAGCCTGGGCGGCGCCAGCGCCACCTGCCCGAGCGTCTACCAGAACGCCATCAACGGCGCAGTCTCCCGCGGCACCACCGTCGTGGTCGCCGCGGGCAACAGCAACGCCAACGCGTCCGGCTTCACGCCCGCCAACTGCGCGAACATCATCAACGTGGCGTCCACCAGCCGCGAGGGCAACCGCTCGTTCTACTCCAACTTCGGCAGCATCGTGGATGTCGCCGCGCCCGGTGGCGAGACCCGTCGCGCCACCGACACGCCCGGCACCGTCACCACCCCCGAGAACGGCATCCTCTCCACGCTGAACTCGGGCACCACCACGCAGTCGGCCGAGAACTACAAGCCCTACCAGGGCACGTCGATGGCCGCGCCGCACATCGCGGGCCTCGCCGCACTGCTGGAGTCGGCCAAGCCGGCCCTGACCCCGGCCGACATCGAGTCCGCGATCAAGGCCAACGCCCGTGCGCTGCCGGGCACCTGCACCGGCGGCTGCGGCACCGGCATCGCCGACGCCACGAAGACCGTGAACGCCGTCACCGGGACCCCGGGCGGCGCCACGTTCACCAACTCGGCAGATGTCACGATCAACGACAACTCGACCGTGTCGTCGTCGATCGCCGTCACCGGCCGCACCGGGAACGCCCCCGCCGCCCTCAAGGTCGACGTGGACATCAAGCACACCTGGCGCGGCGACCTGGCCATCGACCTGATCGCCCCGGACGGCACCGTGCGGAGCCTCAAGGCCTCCTCCGGCTCGGACAGCGCCGACAACGTCCTTGCGACGTACACCGTCGACGCCTCCAGCGAGGTCGCGAACGGCACCTGGAAGCTGCAGGTCCGCGATGTGGCCTCGGGTGACACCGGCTACATCGACTCCTGGAGTCTCACCTTCTGA
- a CDS encoding LuxR family transcriptional regulator: protein MTSVASRPAPVGRGELIARLERVLHTRGRALLTGPAGVGKTEIALAVASGAESLGETVLWLPALPADREIPGAAAAALVASIATSMAWPSPGVSGSSPALDVLEGLPGPQRSALAMLCREAPVPDDGWDPVALRLALARVLQTLTSRGPVLLVVDGVHCIDSDSADLLRFALHLAPAALRVIALETPAAFAADVRAAPGSGPEPLWVPSEADVLSVPPLQADEIAELLFHHRLPSRMAGRIHKASGGNPRLALAVGRSLADARTPVHHAEALSLSGRARDLARQLLGVVSPEARSTLLLAALALRPSASLIRRAGRPTAEADLAAAERAHLISLTEDGTVAFTAGVLASTLVHDACWTARSSGHAALARVVDDPVAAVRHRALATDVPDESLAAQVAAAADTARRRGNSALAAELALLAAESTPVEQGARRISRLADAAEEAARAARADLAVRAAGDLLARDAEPRDRVRARLAVLDTAGQGLGDLDEIYVHAMEDSEGDTAMRAAVQLRLAVKYVLADGDPVRSRGAAVESAVLAGSVGDRTTAAKALTVQARMDRVLGSPESERVLARARALELAERPQGIRNAAQILTIRHALFDDRLTDARDQLNALLPLVERRGPVEDAIELFRTLAEVEARQGPCAAAIPHAGRSLALTLEAGLSPGPAWYALALAETAGGSFARAASYARRSVQASDEEGDRVFLSRSLYALGRVQLVTGDVAGALETLRRVQASERAQSTVDPSMLRWHEELAEALLANDALEEAADLIAEVRPVARHLGRTTVLLGCDRAYALHLAASGRSDEAAELLMRVAEQFAAAGLPLEHGRALIALARVERRRRRRSAAQSALQAAAGAFERVGATPWLALATETLSGAAEPAPATGTARGGGALSTLTDAELRLAGLVGQGASNQEAAAKLYLSVKTVEARLTRIYQKLDVRSRAQLATALNSWPGSRPPAAVPDGPPPG, encoded by the coding sequence GTGACGTCAGTGGCAAGCCGCCCTGCGCCCGTCGGACGGGGAGAGCTCATCGCGCGGCTCGAACGCGTCCTGCACACCCGTGGACGGGCCCTGCTCACCGGACCCGCCGGGGTCGGCAAGACCGAGATCGCCCTGGCCGTCGCCTCCGGTGCGGAGTCCCTCGGCGAGACCGTGCTGTGGCTCCCCGCACTTCCCGCGGACCGGGAGATACCCGGCGCGGCCGCAGCCGCGCTGGTCGCCTCCATCGCCACGTCCATGGCATGGCCGTCGCCGGGTGTGTCCGGCTCCTCACCCGCCCTCGACGTGCTCGAGGGACTGCCGGGGCCGCAACGGTCGGCTCTCGCCATGCTGTGCCGCGAGGCCCCGGTCCCCGACGACGGCTGGGACCCCGTCGCCCTGCGGCTCGCGCTCGCCCGAGTCCTGCAGACCCTGACCTCGCGCGGCCCTGTCCTCCTGGTCGTCGACGGCGTCCACTGCATCGACTCCGACAGCGCGGACCTGCTGCGCTTCGCGCTGCACCTCGCGCCGGCCGCACTGCGGGTCATCGCCCTCGAGACGCCCGCGGCCTTCGCCGCCGATGTGCGGGCCGCACCGGGGAGCGGCCCGGAGCCCCTGTGGGTGCCGTCCGAGGCCGACGTCCTGTCCGTACCGCCGCTCCAGGCCGACGAGATCGCGGAGCTCCTCTTCCACCACCGGCTGCCGTCCCGGATGGCCGGCCGCATCCACAAGGCGAGCGGCGGCAATCCGCGTCTCGCGCTCGCGGTCGGCCGGTCCCTCGCCGACGCCCGCACACCCGTGCACCACGCCGAGGCGCTGTCGCTGTCCGGCCGCGCGCGTGACCTGGCCCGGCAGCTGCTCGGTGTCGTCTCCCCCGAGGCGCGCAGCACCCTGCTGCTGGCGGCGCTGGCGCTGCGGCCGAGTGCTTCCCTGATCAGACGTGCCGGCCGGCCGACCGCCGAGGCGGACCTGGCGGCGGCCGAGCGGGCGCATCTCATCTCGCTCACGGAGGACGGGACGGTCGCGTTCACGGCGGGTGTACTGGCGTCGACGCTGGTGCACGACGCGTGCTGGACGGCGCGCAGCTCCGGGCACGCGGCGCTCGCCCGCGTCGTCGACGACCCCGTCGCGGCGGTGCGGCACCGGGCGCTGGCCACGGACGTCCCGGACGAGTCGCTGGCCGCGCAGGTCGCGGCGGCCGCGGACACCGCGCGGCGCCGGGGCAACAGCGCGCTGGCCGCCGAACTCGCCCTGCTCGCCGCCGAGTCCACGCCCGTGGAACAGGGTGCACGGCGGATCTCCCGGCTCGCCGACGCCGCCGAGGAGGCCGCCCGCGCGGCCCGCGCCGATCTGGCGGTGCGCGCCGCCGGCGACCTGCTGGCCCGGGACGCCGAGCCCCGCGACCGGGTGCGGGCGCGGCTCGCGGTTCTCGACACCGCGGGGCAGGGACTCGGCGATCTCGACGAGATCTATGTGCACGCCATGGAGGACTCCGAGGGCGATACGGCGATGCGGGCCGCCGTCCAGCTGCGGCTGGCGGTCAAGTACGTGCTCGCCGACGGCGATCCCGTACGGTCCCGGGGCGCCGCGGTCGAATCGGCGGTGCTGGCGGGGTCGGTGGGCGACCGGACGACGGCGGCCAAGGCACTGACCGTCCAGGCACGCATGGACCGCGTGCTGGGCTCGCCGGAATCGGAGCGGGTGCTCGCCAGGGCACGTGCCCTGGAGCTGGCGGAGCGTCCACAGGGGATCCGCAACGCCGCACAGATCCTGACGATCCGTCATGCACTGTTCGACGACCGGCTCACCGACGCCCGCGACCAGCTCAACGCCCTGCTGCCGCTGGTGGAACGCCGCGGCCCGGTCGAGGACGCCATCGAGCTGTTCCGTACGCTCGCCGAGGTGGAGGCCCGGCAGGGCCCCTGCGCGGCCGCGATCCCCCATGCCGGACGGTCCCTCGCCCTCACCCTAGAAGCGGGGCTCTCCCCCGGCCCTGCGTGGTACGCGCTGGCGCTCGCGGAGACCGCGGGTGGCAGCTTCGCACGGGCTGCGAGCTATGCACGGCGCAGCGTGCAGGCCTCGGACGAGGAGGGCGACCGTGTCTTCCTGTCGCGCAGCCTGTACGCGCTGGGCCGCGTCCAGCTCGTCACCGGGGACGTGGCAGGCGCACTGGAGACCCTGCGGCGGGTCCAGGCCAGTGAACGCGCCCAGTCGACGGTCGATCCGTCGATGCTGCGCTGGCACGAGGAGCTCGCCGAGGCCCTGCTCGCGAACGACGCCCTGGAGGAGGCAGCGGATCTCATCGCCGAAGTACGACCGGTCGCCCGGCACCTCGGCCGTACGACGGTGCTGCTCGGCTGCGACCGGGCCTACGCGCTGCATCTGGCGGCGAGCGGCAGGTCCGACGAGGCGGCGGAGCTGCTCATGCGCGTCGCCGAGCAGTTCGCGGCGGCCGGGCTGCCACTGGAGCACGGCCGCGCGCTGATCGCGCTCGCCCGCGTGGAGCGCCGCCGGCGACGGCGGTCGGCGGCCCAGAGCGCGCTGCAGGCCGCGGCGGGCGCCTTCGAACGGGTAGGCGCGACGCCCTGGCTCGCGCTGGCCACGGAGACCCTCTCCGGGGCCGCTGAGCCCGCCCCGGCCACGGGAACCGCGCGCGGCGGCGGCGCCCTGTCCACGCTAACGGATGCGGAGCTTCGGCTGGCCGGGCTGGTCGGCCAGGGTGCCAGCAACCAGGAGGCGGCGGCCAAGCTGTATCTGAGCGTGAAGACGGTCGAGGCGCGCCTCACTCGTATCTACCAGAAACTGGACGTCCGTTCACGGGCCCAGCTGGCCACCGCCCTGAACTCCTGGCCGGGCAGCCGGCCGCCTGCGGCGGTGCCGGACGGTCCGCCGCCCGGCTGA
- a CDS encoding SDR family oxidoreductase: MSSKVVLITGTSSGIGLAAAVAAAQAGWRTVATLRDTGRADALRKAAAEAGVELDIRQLDVTDEASVTAAIDGVIADHGRLDAVVNNAGAGHLGTLENESVDDVRQVMEVNFFGVLHVSKAALPHLRASGGRLITVTSVGGIIGQPFNEAYCAAKFAVEGYMESLAPVAAKLGVSVSVVEPGAVATEFVNNLGVDLESEIAAAGPYTEALRAYVDRTVSQFLSGAQTPQEAAASVLETLAAERPAFRVQTSEWARGFTGTKLADLDGSAVLRLTGGWLG, encoded by the coding sequence ATGTCTTCCAAGGTTGTTCTGATCACCGGTACCTCCTCCGGCATCGGCCTTGCCGCCGCCGTCGCCGCGGCTCAGGCCGGCTGGCGCACCGTCGCGACCCTGCGCGACACCGGCCGTGCCGACGCACTGCGCAAGGCGGCGGCGGAGGCCGGCGTCGAGCTCGACATCCGGCAGCTGGACGTGACCGACGAGGCCTCCGTCACCGCCGCGATCGACGGCGTGATCGCCGACCACGGCCGCCTCGACGCCGTCGTCAACAACGCGGGCGCGGGCCACCTCGGCACGCTGGAGAACGAGTCCGTCGACGACGTGCGTCAGGTCATGGAGGTCAACTTCTTCGGAGTGCTCCATGTCTCGAAGGCGGCGCTGCCCCATCTGCGCGCCTCCGGCGGCCGTCTGATCACCGTGACCAGCGTCGGTGGCATCATCGGGCAGCCGTTCAACGAGGCCTACTGTGCCGCCAAGTTCGCCGTCGAGGGCTACATGGAAAGCCTCGCGCCGGTCGCCGCGAAGCTCGGCGTGAGCGTCAGTGTCGTCGAACCCGGTGCCGTGGCCACCGAGTTCGTCAACAACCTCGGGGTCGACCTGGAGTCCGAGATCGCTGCCGCAGGGCCGTACACGGAGGCGCTGCGGGCCTATGTCGACCGCACCGTCTCGCAGTTCCTCAGCGGCGCGCAGACCCCGCAAGAGGCCGCCGCGTCGGTGCTGGAGACGCTCGCAGCGGAGCGGCCCGCGTTCCGTGTCCAGACGTCCGAGTGGGCCCGTGGCTTCACCGGCACCAAGCTCGCCGACCTGGACGGCTCGGCGGTGCTCCGCCTCACGGGTGGATGGCTGGGCTGA
- a CDS encoding MarR family winged helix-turn-helix transcriptional regulator produces the protein MKKRKLSQAEMPVADHAFYGLVWAGTVLTERVDRALSKAHDLPVSWFEVMLWLASSPDPVPASVLGNSTMLSRSQVSRVVDALQGRGLVTRTPSARDARSVEVALTAAGRELFAEADATRRACLAPVFTDLLDEKDLEALSTVWHKLKANKEGTA, from the coding sequence ATGAAGAAGAGGAAGCTCAGCCAGGCGGAGATGCCCGTCGCCGACCACGCCTTCTACGGGCTGGTCTGGGCCGGAACCGTCCTCACCGAACGGGTCGACCGCGCCCTGAGCAAGGCCCACGACCTGCCCGTCTCGTGGTTCGAGGTCATGCTCTGGCTCGCCTCCAGCCCGGACCCGGTCCCCGCCTCCGTCCTCGGCAACAGCACGATGCTGAGCCGCAGCCAGGTGTCCCGGGTCGTGGACGCGCTCCAGGGCCGCGGCCTGGTCACCCGTACCCCGTCCGCACGGGACGCCCGCTCCGTCGAGGTCGCCCTCACGGCCGCGGGCCGTGAGCTGTTCGCCGAGGCCGATGCCACGCGCAGAGCGTGCCTGGCCCCGGTCTTCACCGACCTCCTGGACGAGAAGGACCTGGAAGCCCTCAGCACCGTGTGGCACAAGCTGAAGGCGAACAAGGAGGGCACGGCCTGA
- a CDS encoding SpoIIE family protein phosphatase, with protein MTTFSEGPEDPFALGRAATVVLDDRGGIVGWSERAEALLGYPSGEVLGKPAAALLVDPRDRDVVLEAVADCLHGRGWFGVVPVRHSSGRRVELGCRARIILRGDSGVEWFLVGAPAEEVIQWETDRAVLDGLFRRSPIGLTVHAPDMSILRVNRAISRFSRLPVEEHRGLYTSDFLIRQDTDTVESQMRDVLETGRSSIFAEQSCRLRHDPSHELFVSVSAFRIQDSAGRVLGLAQTVEDVTEGHRARHRLTLLNKASARIGTTLDVARTARELAEVAVPDLADCVSVDLLEPVTRGEEPSQEMLGTVRRAAIRSMLPNQAEVMYPVGHTIHIPPDSLQAQCLAERRPVLDVDQKGMTKWLAGDPERAARVGEALGTPSLLVVPLIARGLVLGLLSLWRWHRRDPFEEGDLTLAAEFASRAAVCIDNARRYTQQHDAALTLQHSLLPHDVPRHPAVDVAHRYLPADAEAGVGGDWFDIIPLSGLRVALVVGDVVGHGIHAAATMGRLRTAVHTLANLDLAPDEVLSHLDDLVDRLAAEQPADDERVPQVLGATCLYAVYDPVSRQCALARAGHPPPVMVTTDGQAQLVDVPAGPPLGLGGLPFEAAEITLDEGTLLALYTDGLIQGRKRDVDESLADLCAALAVPADSLEETCRTVGSTLLHDRPAENGVADDVALLVARSRVLAREQVAVWELAVDVTAAAKARALATAQLAEWGLEEMAFTTELIVSELVTNAYRYGGGYIGLRLIRDQHLICEVSDAGSSSPHLRRARTTDEGGRGLFLVAQLTERWGTRYSRDGKTIWTEQPLTPAPEP; from the coding sequence GTGACGACATTCAGCGAGGGGCCCGAGGACCCGTTCGCGCTGGGCCGTGCGGCCACGGTGGTGCTGGACGACCGCGGAGGCATCGTCGGCTGGAGTGAGCGGGCCGAGGCGCTGCTCGGCTACCCGTCCGGTGAGGTGCTCGGGAAGCCGGCGGCCGCGCTCCTGGTCGACCCGCGCGACCGGGATGTCGTGCTGGAGGCGGTCGCGGACTGCCTGCACGGCCGGGGATGGTTCGGGGTCGTACCAGTGCGGCACAGCAGCGGCCGCCGGGTGGAACTGGGCTGCCGGGCCCGGATCATCCTGCGGGGGGACTCGGGCGTCGAGTGGTTCCTGGTGGGCGCGCCCGCCGAGGAGGTGATCCAGTGGGAGACGGACCGGGCGGTCCTCGACGGACTCTTCCGGCGGTCCCCGATCGGCCTGACCGTCCACGCCCCGGACATGAGCATCCTGCGGGTGAACCGGGCGATCTCGAGATTCAGCCGCTTGCCCGTGGAGGAGCACCGAGGGCTCTACACCAGCGACTTCCTGATCCGGCAGGACACGGACACGGTCGAAAGCCAGATGCGGGATGTGCTCGAGACGGGCCGGTCCTCGATCTTCGCCGAGCAGTCGTGCCGGCTGCGCCACGATCCCAGCCATGAGCTGTTCGTGTCGGTGTCGGCGTTCCGGATCCAGGACTCGGCCGGCCGCGTCCTCGGTCTGGCGCAGACGGTCGAGGACGTGACCGAGGGGCACCGGGCCCGGCACCGGCTGACCCTGCTCAACAAGGCGAGCGCCCGCATCGGCACCACGCTGGACGTCGCGCGGACGGCGCGAGAGCTGGCCGAGGTGGCGGTCCCGGATCTCGCCGACTGCGTCTCCGTGGATCTGCTGGAGCCGGTGACCCGCGGTGAGGAACCCAGCCAGGAGATGCTCGGCACCGTGCGCCGCGCGGCCATTCGCAGCATGCTGCCGAACCAGGCTGAGGTCATGTACCCGGTCGGCCACACGATCCACATCCCGCCGGACAGCCTTCAGGCGCAGTGCCTGGCCGAGCGGCGCCCGGTTCTCGACGTCGACCAGAAAGGCATGACCAAGTGGCTCGCCGGCGACCCTGAGCGGGCCGCGCGTGTCGGCGAGGCACTGGGTACACCGTCACTGCTGGTGGTGCCGCTGATCGCACGCGGACTGGTGCTCGGACTGCTGAGCCTGTGGCGGTGGCACCGGCGGGACCCGTTCGAGGAGGGCGACCTCACCCTCGCCGCGGAATTCGCCTCCCGGGCCGCGGTCTGCATCGACAACGCACGCCGCTACACCCAGCAGCACGACGCGGCGCTCACCCTGCAGCACAGCCTGCTCCCGCACGACGTCCCCAGGCACCCCGCCGTCGACGTCGCCCACCGCTATCTGCCGGCCGACGCCGAGGCAGGTGTCGGCGGCGACTGGTTCGACATCATCCCGCTCTCGGGGCTGCGCGTCGCCCTCGTCGTCGGGGACGTGGTCGGGCACGGCATCCACGCTGCGGCGACCATGGGCCGGCTGCGCACCGCCGTGCACACCCTGGCCAACCTCGACCTCGCACCCGACGAGGTGCTGTCCCATCTCGACGATCTCGTGGACCGCCTGGCCGCCGAGCAGCCCGCGGACGACGAGCGCGTCCCGCAGGTCCTCGGCGCCACCTGCCTGTACGCGGTGTACGACCCGGTCTCGCGGCAGTGTGCGCTGGCCCGTGCGGGGCATCCGCCGCCGGTGATGGTGACCACGGACGGACAGGCGCAGCTCGTCGACGTACCAGCGGGGCCGCCTCTGGGCCTGGGCGGCCTGCCGTTCGAGGCGGCCGAGATCACGCTGGACGAGGGCACCCTGCTGGCGCTCTACACCGACGGTCTGATCCAGGGCCGCAAGCGGGACGTCGACGAGAGCCTGGCGGATCTGTGCGCTGCCCTGGCCGTGCCCGCCGACTCGCTCGAGGAGACCTGCCGGACGGTGGGGAGCACGCTGCTGCACGACCGCCCGGCGGAGAACGGAGTCGCCGACGACGTCGCGCTGCTCGTCGCGCGCAGCCGGGTGCTGGCGCGGGAGCAGGTGGCCGTGTGGGAGCTGGCCGTCGATGTGACCGCCGCAGCCAAGGCCCGGGCCCTGGCCACGGCCCAGCTGGCCGAGTGGGGTCTGGAGGAGATGGCCTTCACCACCGAGCTGATCGTCAGTGAGCTGGTCACCAATGCCTACCGTTACGGCGGCGGGTACATCGGGCTGCGGCTCATCCGTGACCAGCACCTCATCTGCGAGGTGTCCGACGCCGGCAGCTCCTCGCCGCACCTGCGGCGCGCGCGTACGACCGACGAGGGCGGCCGCGGACTCTTCCTCGTGGCCCAGCTCACCGAGCGGTGGGGCACCCGTTACTCGCGCGACGGCAAGACCATCTGGACCGAACAGCCGCTGACGCCGGCGCCGGAGCCGTGA
- a CDS encoding SpoIIE family protein phosphatase encodes MDIHGSTSDAPDQPLSAIGYAGVLRDLLPIALWRSDADGRIVEWSLAAQDLLGYTHDQVVGRSAVPALVPPAGWGPAERMKQKVLAGEAVVGTLALRHRDGHLVPMEMWVVPSADVQGHTGILAIAVETSAVRTMRDSLAALEGLFTQSPIGLAILGPDLSFVRVNDALARMNGLSAPEHLGRRLSEVAPGINATVLESVMRQVLDSGEAMVDVRRTGRTPADPDQERTWSCSYAPLLDSAGRRLGLIASVIDISAAERAQAEVGRARQRFAFLAEAGARIGTTLDLRQTAEEVVQVLVPQLADSADVQLLEEVLGPDEATASSHGVVRRLAAAFPDAFAAPTPQLAVGMTFQIPLGSVYEQVVTDGRPMNLYLSDIPQLITDPRADRLRTYLSTRFGCARLIPLVARGTVLGAVVVTRVRGRERFDEQDCVLMDELVSRAALNIDNARMFTSQREAALTLQRSLTSTALPDVPGLELTGRYLPASDHEVGGDWYDVIALPDGTTGLVIGDVMGHGIHAAAVMGQLRTVVRTLARHGMPPAELLRSLDSAVADLGENEMATCVYAVHDPAAEGCLIARAGHPPPAVAHARGAITFLDGPSGTPLGAGGQDFPTEKVPLPPGSLLVLYTDGLIEARDKDLDQGMEQLARALRDFDRPLDDICDHVLGRLLPTEAQDDVAMLLARTRHPHRSAAGTPPVRRGPAGHAVGRGW; translated from the coding sequence TTGGACATACACGGGTCGACGAGTGATGCGCCGGATCAGCCACTGTCGGCGATCGGGTATGCCGGTGTGCTCCGCGACCTGCTGCCGATCGCGCTGTGGAGGTCCGATGCGGATGGACGCATCGTGGAGTGGTCGCTGGCCGCCCAGGACCTGCTCGGCTATACGCACGACCAGGTGGTGGGCCGGAGCGCGGTTCCCGCTCTGGTGCCCCCCGCCGGCTGGGGGCCGGCCGAGCGGATGAAGCAGAAAGTGCTGGCGGGCGAGGCAGTCGTCGGGACCCTGGCGCTGCGGCACCGCGACGGCCACCTCGTGCCGATGGAGATGTGGGTGGTCCCCTCCGCGGACGTGCAGGGGCACACCGGCATCCTGGCCATCGCGGTGGAGACATCCGCCGTCCGCACGATGAGGGACTCGCTCGCCGCCCTGGAGGGCCTGTTCACCCAGTCACCCATCGGTCTGGCGATCCTCGGCCCCGATCTGAGTTTTGTCCGGGTCAACGACGCGCTGGCGCGGATGAACGGCCTCTCCGCGCCCGAGCACCTCGGCAGACGGCTGTCCGAGGTCGCACCCGGCATCAACGCCACCGTCCTGGAGAGCGTGATGCGGCAGGTCCTGGACTCGGGGGAGGCGATGGTCGACGTGCGCCGTACCGGTCGCACCCCCGCCGATCCCGACCAGGAGCGGACGTGGTCCTGCTCCTACGCGCCGCTGCTCGACAGCGCCGGCCGCCGGCTCGGCCTGATCGCCTCCGTGATCGACATCTCCGCGGCGGAGCGGGCACAGGCCGAGGTGGGGCGGGCACGCCAGCGCTTCGCCTTCCTGGCCGAGGCCGGTGCGCGGATCGGGACCACGCTGGACCTGCGGCAGACCGCCGAGGAGGTGGTGCAGGTCCTTGTCCCCCAGCTGGCCGACTCCGCCGACGTCCAGCTGCTGGAGGAAGTACTCGGCCCCGACGAGGCAACCGCGTCCAGCCACGGCGTTGTCCGGCGGCTGGCCGCCGCCTTCCCCGACGCCTTCGCCGCCCCCACCCCGCAGCTGGCGGTCGGCATGACCTTCCAGATCCCGCTGGGTTCGGTGTACGAGCAGGTCGTCACCGACGGACGTCCCATGAACCTCTACCTGTCCGACATCCCGCAGCTGATCACCGATCCGCGCGCCGACCGACTGCGTACGTACCTCAGCACCCGGTTCGGCTGCGCGCGGCTGATCCCTCTGGTCGCACGCGGCACGGTGCTCGGCGCCGTGGTGGTGACGCGTGTCCGCGGCCGTGAGCGGTTCGACGAGCAGGACTGTGTCCTCATGGACGAGCTGGTCTCCCGCGCCGCGCTGAACATCGACAACGCGCGCATGTTCACCAGCCAGCGGGAGGCCGCCCTCACCCTCCAGCGCAGCCTGACGAGCACCGCGTTGCCCGACGTGCCGGGGCTCGAGCTCACCGGGCGGTATCTGCCTGCCAGCGACCACGAGGTCGGCGGGGACTGGTACGACGTCATCGCCCTGCCCGACGGCACCACCGGGCTGGTCATCGGCGATGTCATGGGTCATGGCATCCACGCGGCGGCCGTCATGGGGCAGCTGCGTACGGTGGTACGCACACTGGCCCGGCACGGAATGCCCCCGGCCGAGCTGCTCCGCTCGCTCGACTCCGCCGTGGCCGACCTGGGCGAGAACGAGATGGCGACCTGCGTCTACGCGGTCCACGACCCGGCGGCCGAGGGCTGTCTGATCGCCCGGGCGGGGCATCCGCCGCCGGCCGTGGCCCACGCCCGAGGGGCGATCACGTTCCTCGACGGGCCTTCCGGTACGCCGCTGGGTGCGGGAGGTCAGGATTTCCCGACCGAGAAGGTGCCGCTGCCCCCTGGGAGTCTGCTGGTGCTGTACACCGACGGCCTCATCGAGGCCCGCGACAAGGATCTCGACCAGGGCATGGAACAGCTGGCCCGGGCGCTGCGCGACTTCGACCGCCCGCTGGACGACATCTGCGACCACGTCCTCGGCCGGCTGCTGCCCACCGAAGCGCAGGACGACGTGGCGATGCTCCTCGCCCGGACGCGGCACCCGCACCGTTCCGCGGCCGGCACCCCGCCGGTTCGGCGCGGTCCTGCCGGCCATGCGGTGGGGAGGGGGTGGTAG
- a CDS encoding DUF309 domain-containing protein, translating into MEKAPRDRDFDGRARNARPRDGLGRPLPYGERGVERQPEGVLRTPAETLAEAQRLLDAGMPFHAHEVFEDAWKSGPDTERELWRGLAQLAVGLTHAARGNTTGGARLLRRGADRIADFPDPYAIDVAGLTAWARDLAAGLSGPVDAASRAPRLTL; encoded by the coding sequence GTGGAGAAGGCACCGAGGGACCGCGACTTCGACGGACGCGCACGCAATGCCCGCCCGCGCGACGGCCTGGGCCGCCCCCTGCCGTACGGAGAGAGAGGCGTCGAACGCCAGCCCGAGGGGGTGCTGCGCACTCCGGCCGAGACGCTGGCCGAGGCGCAGCGTCTGCTCGATGCGGGCATGCCGTTCCATGCGCACGAGGTCTTCGAGGACGCGTGGAAGTCGGGACCGGACACCGAGCGTGAGCTGTGGCGGGGCCTCGCCCAGCTCGCGGTCGGCCTGACGCATGCGGCCCGGGGCAATACGACGGGCGGCGCGCGCCTGCTGCGGCGCGGCGCGGACCGGATCGCGGACTTCCCCGATCCGTACGCCATCGATGTCGCTGGTCTGACCGCCTGGGCGCGCGATCTGGCGGCCGGCCTCAGCGGTCCGGTGGACGCGGCGTCACGGGCGCCGCGGCTGACCCTGTAG